The Streptococcus mitis region TCTGTAGAAGTCTGGCTAAAGTAAGGCTCTTCATGAATATCCAGCCCAATACCGTGTCCAATACCGTGGGTAAAGTAGTCGCCATAGCCCGCCTCGATAATAATATCACGAGGGATTTTGTCAAAGTCTCGGAAACCTAATCCTGCCTTAGCCTGGTCAATCAAGGCTTGGTTGGCTTTGAGAACCGTATTGTAAATCTCCGCCTGCTCGTCGCTGACATGCCCCAGATAGATAGTCCGTGTCATATCGCTAACATAGTGGTCATAGAGGCAGCCGAAGTCCATGGTAATAGCTTCTCCCAGCTCCACTGGTTTGTGCATTGGATGGGCATGGGGCTTAGAAGAGTTGATTCCGCTAGCTAAGATAGTGTCAAAAGACAAGCCAGATGCTCCCAACTCACGCATGCGGAAGTCAAGGAAGTTGGCAATCTCAATCTCAGTCTTTCCTGGCTTAATAAAGTCAAGCGCATCGCGGAAAGCTTGGTCTGAGATAGAACAAGCCTTGCGAATCGCTGCAATCTCCGCCTCATCCTTAATCATTCGAAGACCCTCAACAAATTGTGTCTGTGGAACTAGTTCCAAACCTTCAAAGACCGTTTGCATACGGTGGTAATAAGAGACTGAAATCTCGTCCTCAAAACCGATACGAGACAAGCCCATGTCCTTGACAATTCCTGCAATGACAGCCAATTCATCACGGTCAGCCACAATCTCAAAGCCACTGGTTTCTTGCTTAGCTGCAATGATATAGCGAGAATCCGTCACCAAGACCTGACGGTCACGGCTGATGAAGATTGTTCCATTTGAGCCCCAAAAACCAGTCAAATAATAGACGTTTTTAAGGTTATTGATGATAATGCCATCCAGTTCCTTTTCTTGCATTTTAGCTAGAAATGCTTGTACGCGTTTATTCATGATCTAACTTTCCTTTCAAAT contains the following coding sequences:
- a CDS encoding M24 family metallopeptidase, whose protein sequence is MNKRVQAFLAKMQEKELDGIIINNLKNVYYLTGFWGSNGTIFISRDRQVLVTDSRYIIAAKQETSGFEIVADRDELAVIAGIVKDMGLSRIGFEDEISVSYYHRMQTVFEGLELVPQTQFVEGLRMIKDEAEIAAIRKACSISDQAFRDALDFIKPGKTEIEIANFLDFRMRELGASGLSFDTILASGINSSKPHAHPMHKPVELGEAITMDFGCLYDHYVSDMTRTIYLGHVSDEQAEIYNTVLKANQALIDQAKAGLGFRDFDKIPRDIIIEAGYGDYFTHGIGHGIGLDIHEEPYFSQTSTETIKAGMALTDEPGIYIEGKYGVRIEDDILITETGCELLTLAPKELIVI